A window of the Diorhabda carinulata isolate Delta chromosome 1, icDioCari1.1, whole genome shotgun sequence genome harbors these coding sequences:
- the LOC130899077 gene encoding PI-PLC X domain-containing protein 3-like, which produces MNNSVKDLATDLENWMSLIPQELRRMPIINIAIPGSHDSFTANITSNSDISPDAEEIVKELSVLGPIFKEVIARWSKTQCYLANDQLIRGIRYFDLRTSTKEGTDDLYIVHTLYSVPIQTCLDEINSFLDLHPKEVVIMDFQHFFGFDETLHKKFMQDISTTFGSKILPYDGKMNNITLDSMAQNKYQVIIIYRIDGTTFWPSACFPNPWPNTVSIPTLIQSLNDNLKKRQKDIAFISQCVLTPDAKFILEHVLSSLEEECAKKLENYRSKWIEAQVAGECGLNIIIADFIDLSDCKYVRDVINVNQSLLKVLNK; this is translated from the exons ATGAATAACAGTGTTAAAGACTTAGCGACCGATTTGGAGAATTGGATGTCGCTGATACCACAAGAGCTCAGAAGAATGCCGATTATAAATATAGCGATACCag GGTCTCATGATAGTTTCACTGCAAACATAACTAGTAACTCCGATATTTCACCTGATGCTGAGGAAATTGTTAAGGAATTGTCCGTTTTGGGACCTATATTCAAAGAAGTTATTGCCAGATGGTCAAAAACACAGTGTTATTTAGCTAATGATCAACTTATTCGAGGAATAAGATACTTCGACTTACGGACTTCTACTAAAGAGGGAACAGATGATCTTTACATAGTACACACTTTATACTCAGTGCCTATCCAAACTTGTCTAGAtgaaattaacagttttttggATTTGCATCCGAAAGAG GTAGTTATTATGGACTTCCAGCATTTTTTTGGTTTCGATGAAACtcttcataaaaaattcatgcAAGATATATCTACTACATTTGGTTCTAAAATATTGCCGTACGATggtaaaatgaataatataactTTGGATTCTATGGCACAAAATAAATATCAG gTGATCATTATTTATAGAATTGATGGAACTACCTTCTGGCCTTCGGCATGCTTTCCTAATCCTTGGCCTAATACTGTATCCATACCAACACTCATACAATCTTTGAATGATAATctcaaaaaaagacaaaaagatATTGCATTCATCTCTCAATGCGTTTTAACGCCAGAtgctaaatttattttagaacaCGTTTTGA GCAGCTTAGAAGAAGAATGTGcaaagaaattagaaaattatcgATCAAAATGGATAGAAGCACAAGTTGCAGGAGAATGTGGACTAAACATAATTATTGctgattttattgatttgtcTGATTGTAAATATGTTAGAGATGTTATTAATGTAAATCAAAGTTTGTTGAAGgtattgaacaaataa